Below is a window of Chryseobacterium arthrosphaerae DNA.
TAAGCCCAGATCCGATTTTTCTCATAAAGGAAACTATGGAAGAGCAGTCATTGCCGGAGGAAGCTATGGAAAGATGGGGGCAGCAGTGTTGGCAACCCGGTCAGCTTTGAAGACGGGCGCAGGATTGACTTTTACAATGGCTCCTGAATGTGGCTATGAAATCCTGCAGACCTCTTGCCCTGAAGCAATGTTTATGAAAAGCGGAAAAGATTTTATAAAAGAATTCGAAGAAGATAAGGCTTTAACTTACGGCATCGGGCCTGGTCTGGGAACCCACGCAGAAACAGAAAAAGCATTTCTTAATTTTCTGAAAGGGAACACTAACCCCTTAATCCTGGATGCAGATGCACTGAATATTATTTCAAAAGATGGAAAAAATCTGGAATTAATTCCACAAGGATCCATCATCACACCCCATCCCAAAGAGTTTGAAAGAATGTTCGGAAGCACGGATAATTCTTTTAAAAGACTTGAACTGGCCAGAGAGAAAGCACAGGAACTGAATATGTATATCATCCTGAAAGATCATCATACACAAATCATTACTCCGGGGAGAAATGTTTATTATAATATTACAGGAAATGCAGGGCTGGCCAAAGGGGGAAGCGGAGATATTCTCACCGGAATCCTTACTTCGCTTTCAGCACAGGGATATTCAGGAGAACATACCTGTATTTTGGGTGTTTGGCTGCATGGAAGAGCTGCTGATCTGGCTTCGGAAAAACATTCAAAAGAAGCAATGCTCCCTACGGATGTGATTGATGAGCTGGGAGCGGTTTTTCAGGAATTGAACAGAAAATCCGTAAAAAATCTATAAGCTGGAAAACTATGTTTCTATGTGGTTTATTTTTTTAACAGCATAGAAACAGAGAACACAATAATTAGTACGCTTGTGGTAATTTAAATTTCTCACTGATCCGGCAGATTGCGCAGATCATATACAAAATGAGAAGTGTAAAAAATAAAAGACAAATCTGTATGATACAAATTTGTCTTTTTATTGTAAGGATCAGGCCTTCTGTTTTTGCTTTTTACATGAAAAATTATTCAGGTTTTTCATTCTCTGCCTGGGTAATTTTAAACTTTTTGGAGATGATCATAATAATGACTCCGGCAATCATAAACGGAAT
It encodes the following:
- a CDS encoding NAD(P)H-hydrate dehydratase; its protein translation is MKIFTAEQIRSWDQFTISHEPVSSVQLMERASVAVANWISDHCKNHKKMVVFCGNGNNGGDGLAVARLLYLKGFDADVFVDDPKGRFSDDALVNLKRLRDFSGISVRKFSDIEQYSFDDKTIIIDALFGTGLSRALEGKYKLLADQLNRKENIRISVDIPSGLSADEMPGEHDAVLKADYTLSFQCWKRSFLHPESGKYAGKIVILDIDLSKEYSETTPTEYFVTDDDLIERIFKPRSDFSHKGNYGRAVIAGGSYGKMGAAVLATRSALKTGAGLTFTMAPECGYEILQTSCPEAMFMKSGKDFIKEFEEDKALTYGIGPGLGTHAETEKAFLNFLKGNTNPLILDADALNIISKDGKNLELIPQGSIITPHPKEFERMFGSTDNSFKRLELAREKAQELNMYIILKDHHTQIITPGRNVYYNITGNAGLAKGGSGDILTGILTSLSAQGYSGEHTCILGVWLHGRAADLASEKHSKEAMLPTDVIDELGAVFQELNRKSVKNL